The following are encoded together in the Oreochromis niloticus isolate F11D_XX linkage group LG12, O_niloticus_UMD_NMBU, whole genome shotgun sequence genome:
- the mrpl41 gene encoding large ribosomal subunit protein mL41, whose protein sequence is MGVLSTLMRGLVRGADRMSEFTSKRGSRTHNKGRGARPAGRNLPSSKFLAIRSMIPEFVVPPLEGFKLRPYVSYRAPKGTEPPLTVQSLFDEVVAPQIKQDFEAGIFSKDQLEKYGFEPTQEGKLFKLYPKNYVR, encoded by the coding sequence ATGGGTGTGTTATCCACGCTGATGAGGGGGCTGGTGCGAGGCGCTGACAGGATGTCCGAGTTCACGAGCAAGCGTGGATCAAGGACTCATAACAAAGGCAGGGGCGCCAGGCCTGCTGGACGGAATCTCCCCAGCTCAAAGTTTCTAGCCATTCGGTCCATGATTCCGGAGTTTGTGGTGCCTCCTTTGGAGGGATTCAAACTCAGACCATATGTCTCATACCGTGCCCCGAAAGGAACAGAACCTCCACTCACAGTGCAGAGTCTGTTCGATGAGGTTGTGGCTCCTCAGATCAAACAGGACTTTGAAGCAGGCATTTTCAGCAAAGACCAGCTAGAGAAGTATGGATTTGAGCCCACACAGGAGGGGAAGCTCTTCAAGCTCTATCCAAAGAATTATGTACGTTAA
- the dph7 gene encoding diphthine methyltransferase isoform X1 codes for MAWKSKTRSLQVFDTELSADAVEWCPVSPNHSILACGTYQLQKGGGEENATPSRIGRVYLFEFRHEGPMCPPLTELQRMDTAAILDLKWCHVPVSDRAVLGMATATGELQLYTLSRSQEGSHSLQSLSSLEVGAERLALSLDWSTGRLDSSDVRIVCSDSAGCTSVLSLAEGALTTLSQWKAHDFEAWISAFSYWDTQLVYSGGDDCKLKGWDLRIGPSSPTFISKRHSMGVCSIHSNPHREHILATGSYDEQVLLWDGRNMRQPLSETPLGGGVWRLKWHPSHQHLLLAACMHNDFHILHCQQALEGSAGACPIVTSYILHSSLAYGADWSRLSLEDHTPCSPPATEPKESPAESRGHLRIQYESPTASFDTSLEDDAGRYIPEGTAAPQTSPAPVPTLNPDEDAPSLSCLLASCSFYDHMLHVWRWDWTPEQAVQESQQC; via the exons GGAGGAGAAGAAAATGCCACCCCGAGCAGGATCGGTCGTGTCTACCTTTTTGAATTTCGGCACGAGGGACCGATGTGCCCCCCTCTCACCGAGCTGCAGCGCATGGACACAGCAGCCATTTTAGATTTGAAATG GTGCCACGTGCCTGTGTCAGACAGAGCAGTGCTGGGGATGGCAACAGCTACCGGGGAGCTGCAGCTGTACACACTGTCTCGGAGTCAG GAGGGCAGCCACAGTCTGCAGTCTCTCAGTAGTTTGGAGGTTGGAGCAGAGCGGCTGGCTCTGTCATTAGACTGGTCCactggaaggctggacag CAGTGACGTGCGGATTGTGTGCAGTGACTCTGCAGGCTGCACCAGTGTGCTCTCTCTGGCTGAAGGTGCTTTAACAACCCTGTCTCAGTGGAAAGCCCATGACTTTGAGGCCTGGATTTCTGCCTTCTCTTACTGGGACACACAGCTCGTGTACTCCG GTGGTGACGACTGCAAACTGAAAGGTTGGGATTTAAGGATCGGTCCCTCCAGCCCCACTTTCATAAGTAAAAG GCACTCGATGGGTGTGTGCAGTATTCACAGCAACCCTCATCGGGAGCACATTCTGGCTACAGGCAG CTACGATGAGCAGGTTTTGCTGTGGGATGGCCGAAACATGCGGCAGCCCCTCAGTGAGACTCCATTGGGTGGTGGAGTGTGGAGACTGAAGTGGCATCCCAGTCATCAGCACCTGCTGCTGGCAGCCTGCATGCATAATGACTTCCACATCCTTCACTGTCAGCAGGCTCTAG aGGGCAGTGCAGGAGCATGCCCCATCGTAACCTCATACATCCTCCACAGTTCCTTGGCATACGGAGCAGACTGGTCCAGGCTGTCCCTGGAGGACCATACTCCCTGTTCCCCGCCTGCCACAGAACCAAAGGAAAGCCCCGCAGAGAGCCGAGGACACTTAAGGATTCAGTATGAATCTCCCACTGCCAGCTTTGACACTTCCCTGGAGGACGATGCTGGTCGATATATCCCAGAGGGAACTGCAGCACCTCAGACCTCCCCTGCTCCGGTTCCCACCCTCAACCCCGATGAGGATGCACCCTCACTGTCCTGCCTGCTGGCGAGCTGCTCATTCTATGACCACATGCTCCACGTGTGGCGCTGGGACTGGACGCCAGAACAGGCTGTACAGGAGTCACAGCAATGTTGA